A stretch of Mya arenaria isolate MELC-2E11 chromosome 14, ASM2691426v1 DNA encodes these proteins:
- the LOC128216427 gene encoding uncharacterized protein LOC128216427 isoform X1: MIFFVQLLAFYIVHGTFALGTLYKSTASCYGVISPASNFMFSTCPPGEVIAIKDITVAYKAAALNCTFDNVQDQFQLCCSNITEQDCQMSYNFHPNNAVQYIEKCNGRSSCNVMATVVLLQDCSGVPDHYPNYMHINYYCIPETSILSIMSGTITSSSLGQSVYLQSPGFNNGQKIPSKETLSCSVHTCDMDSTLSIAIYQIVMENKWAQCEQRLLVKRSDGSIIYEWQCKDNNAMPEILQTLEQNLTIHLENTLPKDLGSFWLGFAGSSPDSRVTVSCTSETKQCPDLSTTTLQSTIVDTKTLESTTVETTTLESTTVETPGSPKGLQKEDIVIAVGGVAGFGLIAFMLSIVFIRRRINKRKAHQNADPETTAQTAYRMHLPTIDETRSVAKSLNITHVIWHRVNAKDIEHKNQKSQAKNLEQPHTTPLTTHSVCSNSTYGFLGRIAGDRGSHTRPKNPFRHSNS, from the exons ATGATTTTTTTCGTGCAATTACTGGCTTTTTATATTGTCCATG GGACATTTGCTCTTGGTACTTTATACAAAAGCACCGCTTCTTGTTACGGCGTTATCTCACCAGCcagtaattttatgttttccacATGTCCACCTGGAGAAGTAATTGCAATAAAGGACATAACGGTCGCATACAAAGCAGCGGCACTGAATTGCACTTTTGACAACGTCCAAGATCAGTTTCAACTTTGTTGTTCGAATATAACCGAACAAGACTGCCAAATGTCATATAATTTTCACCCCAATAATGCAGTTCAGTATATAGAAAAATGCAATGGTAGAAGTAGTTGCAACGTGATGGCTACTGTTGTTCTGCTACAAGATTGTAGTGGAGTACCAGACCACTATCCAAACTACATGCATATAAACTACTATTGCATACCTG aaACGAGTATTCTTAGCATTATGTCTGGAACGATAACCTCTTCGAGCTTAGGGCAGTCGGTTTATCTGCAAAGTCCAGGTTTCAACAACGGTCAGAAGATCCCGTCGAAAGAAACTTTGTCTTGCTCTGTCCACACGTGTGATATGGACTCAACACTCTCTATAGCAATATACCAGATTGTGATGGAAAACAA GTGGGCCCAGTGCGAACAAAGACTTTTAGTGAAAAGATCCGACGGAAGTATAATCTATGAGTGGCAATGTAAGGACAACAATGCCATGCCGGAAATATTGCAAACACTCGAACAGAATCTTACAATCCACTTGGAGAATACACTGCCTAAAGATTTGGGCTCGTTTTGGCTAGGATTTGCTG GATCCTCTCCAGATAGTAGGGTAACGGTCTCATGCACATCAGAAACGAAACAATGTCCTGATTTATCGACAACAACTTTGCAATCAACAATAGTTGATACAAAAACTTTGGAATCAACAACAGTTGAAACAACAACTTTGGAATCAACAACAGTTGAAACACCAGGTTCACCTAAAG GTTTGCAGAAAGAAGATATTGTCATCGCCGTAGGAGGAGTAGCGGGTTTTGGTTTAATTGCTTTTATGCTTTCGATCGTTTTTATTCGAAGGAGGATAAATAAGAGAAAGGCACATCAAAATGCCGATCCCGAAACAACTGCACAGACAGCATATCGAATGCATCTTCCTACAATTGACG aaacaagatcagtagccaaaagtttaaacattaccCACGTAatatggcacagggtaaacgccaaagacatagaacacaaaaaccaAAAATCACAAGCAAAAAACTTGGAACAACCGCACACAACTCCACTAACAACACA TTCCGTTTGTTCTAATTCAACATACGGATTCCTTGGTAGAATTGCGGGTGACAGGGGCTCACACACAAGGCCTAAAAATCCTTTTCGACATAGCAACTCGTAA
- the LOC128216427 gene encoding uncharacterized protein LOC128216427 isoform X2, producing MIFFVQLLAFYIVHGTFALGTLYKSTASCYGVISPASNFMFSTCPPGEVIAIKDITVAYKAAALNCTFDNVQDQFQLCCSNITEQDCQMSYNFHPNNAVQYIEKCNGRSSCNVMATVVLLQDCSGVPDHYPNYMHINYYCIPETSILSIMSGTITSSSLGQSVYLQSPGFNNGQKIPSKETLSCSVHTCDMDSTLSIAIYQIVMENKWAQCEQRLLVKRSDGSIIYEWQCKDNNAMPEILQTLEQNLTIHLENTLPKDLGSFWLGFAGSSPDSRVTVSCTSETKQCPDLSTTTLQSTIVDTKTLESTTVETTTLESTTVETPGSPKGLQKEDIVIAVGGVAGFGLIAFMLSIVFIRRRINKRKAHQNADPETTAQTAYRMHLPTIDETFGRMNPIYDSVCSNSTYGFLGRIAGDRGSHTRPKNPFRHSNS from the exons ATGATTTTTTTCGTGCAATTACTGGCTTTTTATATTGTCCATG GGACATTTGCTCTTGGTACTTTATACAAAAGCACCGCTTCTTGTTACGGCGTTATCTCACCAGCcagtaattttatgttttccacATGTCCACCTGGAGAAGTAATTGCAATAAAGGACATAACGGTCGCATACAAAGCAGCGGCACTGAATTGCACTTTTGACAACGTCCAAGATCAGTTTCAACTTTGTTGTTCGAATATAACCGAACAAGACTGCCAAATGTCATATAATTTTCACCCCAATAATGCAGTTCAGTATATAGAAAAATGCAATGGTAGAAGTAGTTGCAACGTGATGGCTACTGTTGTTCTGCTACAAGATTGTAGTGGAGTACCAGACCACTATCCAAACTACATGCATATAAACTACTATTGCATACCTG aaACGAGTATTCTTAGCATTATGTCTGGAACGATAACCTCTTCGAGCTTAGGGCAGTCGGTTTATCTGCAAAGTCCAGGTTTCAACAACGGTCAGAAGATCCCGTCGAAAGAAACTTTGTCTTGCTCTGTCCACACGTGTGATATGGACTCAACACTCTCTATAGCAATATACCAGATTGTGATGGAAAACAA GTGGGCCCAGTGCGAACAAAGACTTTTAGTGAAAAGATCCGACGGAAGTATAATCTATGAGTGGCAATGTAAGGACAACAATGCCATGCCGGAAATATTGCAAACACTCGAACAGAATCTTACAATCCACTTGGAGAATACACTGCCTAAAGATTTGGGCTCGTTTTGGCTAGGATTTGCTG GATCCTCTCCAGATAGTAGGGTAACGGTCTCATGCACATCAGAAACGAAACAATGTCCTGATTTATCGACAACAACTTTGCAATCAACAATAGTTGATACAAAAACTTTGGAATCAACAACAGTTGAAACAACAACTTTGGAATCAACAACAGTTGAAACACCAGGTTCACCTAAAG GTTTGCAGAAAGAAGATATTGTCATCGCCGTAGGAGGAGTAGCGGGTTTTGGTTTAATTGCTTTTATGCTTTCGATCGTTTTTATTCGAAGGAGGATAAATAAGAGAAAGGCACATCAAAATGCCGATCCCGAAACAACTGCACAGACAGCATATCGAATGCATCTTCCTACAATTGACG aaacatttGGAAGGATGAATCCTATTTACGA TTCCGTTTGTTCTAATTCAACATACGGATTCCTTGGTAGAATTGCGGGTGACAGGGGCTCACACACAAGGCCTAAAAATCCTTTTCGACATAGCAACTCGTAA